From Panicum hallii strain FIL2 chromosome 2, PHallii_v3.1, whole genome shotgun sequence, a single genomic window includes:
- the LOC112879583 gene encoding putative disease resistance protein At3g14460 isoform X2: MEVGIEAARWVVGRALGTASGGVLEAWAASSELGPNIRALRMELLYAQGMLNSARSRGYGHGPEIQNPALGELLRELRDQAFRADDVLDELDYFRIQDELDGTYHAADEHGGGCLRTHALNARHTARNIRKMLGFSNCSRGSADHDEPDEDDTSGRGVKCGACPCLGPKTTPDDDEQEEDAGGRGALCEAVWPCGRATPALPRPPPTNQSDQAVHAGCMARIASAASDIINTVGKRLPCYPDNSNAASPGRRFLCCARPSKAPQSEHVVQAPELKFDRVEMSRKMKVIVEQLKPLCAKVSAILNIELLDSSRSIVQCIGTSLDTWFSKGQWPAPSHRNAMMSRPITTPEFREPELYGREHEKSDIIFDITKGKYCEKDLTVLPIVGPGGIGKTTLTQYIYNDDEVQSHFEVKLWVCVSVNFNVHRLTQEIADKLTNDKKDSPDKQIEEQLKSKRFLLVLDDMWDCSNEDEWKRFLLPFKKGQTKGSVILVTTRFPALAQMVKTTSHWKDLKGLDSKSFKELFRAYAFGDKQSMDDHNELQDTGDKIVEKLKGSPLAAKTVGRLLRNNFDLGHWTRVLESKEWESQNEVYDIMPALKLSFDYLPFHLQQCFTYCALFPEDYRFSREELIHFWIGLDIVHSHGENKRIEDIGGSYLTELVGHGFLIKEEDRYGYTRYVIHDLLHELGLKVSAYECLSINSSNVRSIQIPQSIRHLSINIDDSSVKDKNTFDICKEDFSVLGKRLKVENLSSLMLFGEHQGSFIKTFHGLFHKAKALRVIFISGGNYRLEDLFHNFLNLVHLRYLRVHNDWWWTRPQAPKNISRFYHMRVLDLQGCDTEDCSDLPRHLSNLLKLRHFLVQHDGMHASIFEVGQLKLLQELRRFVVRKEIKGFELRQIGHLLELCGSLSIDNLENVEGREEADEAKLMYKKHLHELLLDWDVNRSSKDPAREDQVLEGLKPHSNLVKLSIRGHGGPTCPSWLRLGPNLSVMNLQSLCLDSVSWKIFPPIGQLRLVNEDAEEISSNNILGQHFKNLKRIELRNLARLKRWVIGELLSHLEVLIIMHCPELVELSFSNSSCSPRVLQELRIGNCPKLSSLPPVPWASVQYLSNVGLELRRLEYKNDDRSLRLHKSGEDMESSFWTALDFDKLTGLEKLKMTNCPPPPLDGLRKLSTINSLRISDRNRVTSGKELTQVLCCLPKLSELSIDEFGKITGLGVVGQLKEETDEEALLLLPPQLQVLYIWGCPELSLRAENGGGLQALSSLRSLAIVDCPKFLACYLPSSSCSSGFPFPTSLQSLTLRGLEKLAPLSNLASLIELWIIKCGGSEGAGLRCLLAHGCLRELYVSNTRNLFTIECSEGNPEMLEHEPAPLSSKLQSLEMDDVAGFLAAPVCTLLSSSLTRMNLQLNEIERFTKEQDEALQLITSLQELDLSGCIKLQSLPAGLQRLTNLKTLRIHGSPALHLLHKRSLPDSLQQIEIYSGDIRSLPKDSLPNSLRRFRVFSCSSLRSLPKDGLPNSLEALEISACPSLRSLPKDGLPNSLEELKISGCPSIRGLPKGGLPSSLQLLDVMHGNSEELRRQCRTLIGTIPIVRV; encoded by the coding sequence ATGGAGGTGGGCATCGAGGCGGCGCGTTGGGTGGTCGGAAGGGCCCTGGGAACCGCCTCGGGCGGGGTGCTGGAGGCCTGGGCGGCGAGCTCCGAGCTCGGCCCCAACATCCGGGCTCTCAGGATGGAGCTGCTCTACGCGCAGGGGATGCTCAACAGCGCCCGCAGCCGCGGCTACGGCCACGGCCCGGAGATCCAGAATCCGGCGCTGGGGGAACTGCTCCGGGAGCTCCGGGACCAGGCGTTCCGGGCCGACGACGTGCTGGACGAGCTCGACTACTTCCGCATCCAGGACGAGCTCGACGGCACCTACCATGCGGCGGACGAGCATGGCGGGGGCTGCCTCCGCACCCACGCTCTGAATGCCCGCCACACCGCCAGAAACATCAGGAAGATGCTTGGCTTCTCCAACTGCTCCCGCGGCTCCGCTGACCACGATGAGCCAGATGAAGACGATACAAGCGGCAGAGGAGTCAAGTGTGGAGCCTGTCCATGCCTTGGGCCCAAAACAACTCCAGATGATGATGAGCAAGAAGAAGATGCAGGCGGCCGAGGAGCTCTCTGTGAAGCTGTCTGGCCCTGTGGAAGGGCCACCCCGGCGCTGCCAAGGCCACCGCCGACCAACCAGAGCGACCAGGCGGTTCACGCTGGCTGCATGGCTAGGATTGCCTCCGCTGCCTCTGACATCATCAACACTGTCGGTAAACGCCTTCCATGCTACCCTGACAACTCCAATGCTGCATCGCCTGGACGTCGATTCCTCTGCTGTGCCCGTCCCAGCAAGGCACCACAGAGTGAGCACGTCGTGCAGGCACCAGAACTCAAGTTCGATAGGGTTGAGATGTCTCGAAAGATGAAGGTGATTGTAGAGCAGTTGAAGCCACTGTGTGCCAAGGTATCAGCCATTCTTAACATAGAATTGCTGGACTCTAGCCGTAGCATTGTCCAATGCATTGGTACCAGCCTCGACACATGGTTCTCAAAGGGACAGTGGCCCGCACCCTCACATAGAAATGCTATGATGAGCCGACCCATAACAACTCCAGAATTTAGAGAACCTGAACTTTATGGCAGGGAGCACGAAAAAAGTGACATCATTTTTGACATCACTAAGGGAAAGTATTGTGAGAAGGACCTCACGGTACTTCCAATTGTTGGCCCAGGAGGCATAGGGAAGACAACATTAACACAGTATATATATAATGATGATGAAGTTCAGAGCCATTTTGAAGTTAAATTGTGGGTATGTGTATCTGTCAATTTCAATGTGCACAGGTTGACACAAGAGATTGCAGACAAACTCACAAATGACAAAAAGGATAGTCCAGATAAGCAGATAGAAGAACAATTAAAATCTAAAAGGTTTTTACTTGTCCTGGATGATATGTGGGATTGCAGTAATGAGGATGAGTGGAAAAGGTTTCTACTGCCTTTTAAGAAAGGACAAACAAAAGGTAGTGTAATTCTAGTCACAACTCGGTTTCCTGCATTAGCACAAATGGTTAAAACAACTAGTCACTGGAAAGACCTGAAAGGTTTAGACTCTAAATCATTTAAGGAGTTATTCAGAGCCTATGCCTTTGGTGACAAGCAATCAATGGACGATCATAATGAATTACAAGATACTGGAGATAAGATTGTCGAAAAACTAAAAGGCTCCCCCCTTGCTGCAAAAACTGTTGGAAGATTATTGAGAAACAACTTTGATCTGGGTCATTGGACTAGAGTTTTAGAAAGTAAAGAATGGGAATCACAGAATGAGGTTTATGATATCATGCCAGCATTGAAGCTTAGCTTCGACTATCTCCCTTTCCATCTGCAACAATGTTTTACCTATTGTGCATTGTTTCCAGAAGACTATAGATTCAGTAGAGAAGAGCTAATTCACTTTTGGATAGGACTAGATATCGTGCATTCACATGGTGAAAATAAGAGGATTGAAGATATAGGAGGAAGCTATTTGACAGAACTGGTTGGTCATGGTTTTCTTATAAAGGAAGAAGATAGATATGGATACACTCGTTATGTCATTCATGATCTACTACATGAATTAGGGCTAAAGGTTTCAGCATATGAATGCCTTAGCATAAACAGTTCAAATGTGAGATCCATACAAATACCCCAGTCAATACGGCACTTGTCTATCAACATAGATGACTCAAGTGTCAAGGACAAGAATACTTTTGATATTTGTAAGGAAGATTTTAGTGTATTAGGAAAGAGATTGAAAGTTGAGAACCTAAGCTCTTTGATGTTATTTGGGGAGCACCAGGGTAGCTTTATTAAGACTTTCCATGGTTTGTTCCATAAAGCAAAAGCCCTTCGTGTTATTTTCATATCTGGAGGCAATTATAGGTTGGAGGATTTATTCCACAACTTTTTGAACCTTGTCCATCTTCGATACCTTCGGGTACACAATGATTGGTGGTGGACAAGACCTCAAGCACCCAAGAACATTTCAAGGTTTTACCACATGAGGGTCCTAGACCTACAAGGATGTGACACTGAGGATTGCAGTGATTTGCCAAGACATTTGAGCAACCTCTTAAAGTTGCGCCATTTTCTTGTTCAGCATGATGGAATGCATGCAAGCATTTTTGAGGTGGGACAATTAAAATTATTACAAGAGTTAAGAAGATTTGTGGTCAGAAAAGAAATCAAGGGTTTTGAATTGAGGCAGATAGGACATTTGCTAGAGCTTTGTGGATCATTGAGTATTGACAATCTTGAAAATGTTGAAGGAAGGGAAGAAGCAGATGAAGCAAAGCTAATGTACAAGAAACACTTGCACGAGTTACTATTGGACTGGGATGTTAATCGATCTAGCAAGGATCCTGCACGTGAAGACCAAGTTCTTGAAGGCCTCAAGCCACATAGCAATCTGGTGAAGCTAAGCATTAGAGGGCATGGAGGTCCTACTTGCCCTTCATGGCTAAGGCTAGGTCCGAACCTGTCGGTTATGAATTTGCAATCTCTTTGTTTGGATAGTGTATCTTGGAAGATATTTCCTCCTATAGGTCAGCTGCGGCTAGTCAATGAGGATGCTGAAGAAATTTCGAGTAATAATATCCTAGGCCAACACTTCAAAAATTTGAAAAGGATAGAACTTAGAAATTTGGCAAGGCTGAAAAGATGGGTCATCGGTGAATTGTTGTCCCACTTGGAAGTACTCATCATTATGCATTGCCCAGAACTCGTGGAGCTGTccttttcaaattctagttgcaGTCCGAGAGTACTGCAGGAGCTGAGGATTGGGAACTGTCCGAAACTGTCGTCCTTGCCTCCCGTTCCTTGGGCCAGCGTTCAGTACTTATCAAACGTTGGTTTGGAGTTGAGGCGGCTGGAGTACAAAAATGATGATCGTTCATTACGCTTGCACAAGAGTGGTGAGGACATGGAATCATCATTCTGGACAGCCTTGGACTTTGACAAATTAACCGGACTAGAGAAATTGAAGATGACTAACTGCCCTCCCCCGCCGCTCGATGGCCTCCGAAAGTTGTCAACTATAAATTCCCTCCGGATATCAGATAGGAACAGGGTTACGAGTGGGAAGGAACTAACACAGGTGCTCTGTTGCCTACCGAAGCTCTCGGAGTTGAGTATTGATGAATTTGGGAAGATAACAGGGTTAGGTGTGGTGGGGCAGCTGAAGGAGGAAACAGACGAAGAAGCGTTGCTGCTCTTGCCTCCCCAACTACAGGTTCTGTATATTTGGGGCTGCCCAGAGCTTAGCCTCCGTGCCGAAAATGGAGGAGGCCTCCAAGCTCTTTCCTCTCTCCGTTCCTTGGCTATTGTTGATTGCCCCAAGTTCCTTGCGTGCTATTTGCCGTCGTCGTCCTGTTCCTCTGGTTTCCCCTTCCCAACCTCCCTACAATCCCTCACTCTACGAGGCCTGGAGAAACTGGCGCCCCTCTCAAACCTCGCCTCTCTCATTGAACTATGGATAATTAAATGCGGGGGCTCCGAAGGCGCGGGCTTGCGGTGTCTTCTCGCCCACGGCTGCCTCCGCGAATTATATGTCTCCAATACTCGCAATCTCTTCACCATTGAATGTTCGGAGGGCAACCCAGAGATGCTTGAACATGAACCCGCTCCCCTTTCCTCCAAACTGCAGTCGCTGGAAATGGATGACGTGGCAGGATTCCTTGCGGCACCCGTCTGCACgctcctctcttcctccctcACCAGGATGAACCTTCAGCTGAATGAGATCGAGCGCTTCACAAAGGAGCAGGACGAGGCCCTTCAGCTCATCACCTCCCTACAGGAACTCGACTTGTCAGGTTGCATCAAGCTGCAGAGCCTCCCGGCGGGGCTACAGAGGCTGACAAACCTCAAGACCTTACGGATCCACGGCTCTCCAGCCCTCCACTTGCTGCACAAGCGCAGCCTCCCTGATTCCCTGCAACAAATAGAGATCTACAGTGGGGACATCCGGTCGCTGCCCAAGGACAGCCTTCCCAATTCCCTGAGGAGATTCAGAGTCTTCTCCTGCTCATCCCTCCGCTCGCTGCCCAAGGACGGCCTCCCTAATTCCCTGGAAGCATTAGAGATCTCCGCCTGTCCATCCCTCCGCTCGCTGCCCAAGGACGGCCTCCCTAATTCCCTGGAAGAATTAAAGATCTCCGGCTGTCCATCCATCCGGGGGCTCCCCAAGGGCGGCCTCCCAAGTTCACTGCAGTTATTAGATGTCATGCATGGCAACAGCGAGGAGCTAAGAAGGCAGTGTCGCACGCTGATAGGAACCATTCCAATAGTCAGAGTCTGA
- the LOC112879586 gene encoding pentatricopeptide repeat-containing protein At2g37320-like yields MPNHLISHFNNHAVQPALAAIHLVVTKFGTSSALERSRKQGRGNIHNALRVLDLVPTKQHYGEEEVPSHHRLINDCMSDILGVQSKRNVVRKRKEDFVNSSSNQSRPKGSNVVSSSVSVCLSMTRLTKDKLMQIVELHRRGGISSDASILASALSACADRKTLTGGAQLQALLVKAGYDSSVLIGSSLISFYSRCGQLENAHRVFQGTTAKNTVSWTALISGYAQDNQVEPCLHLFALMRQSVCKPNDITFATIFRVCTNHAFLALGKSVQGLQMKMGFDSYVHVSNALISMYAKCGSIVEARAIFESIACKDVVSWNSMIFGYSQHGLAEHCLDLLKEMEGHIMPDAISFLGVLSSCRHACLVMEGRRCFRAMIEHGIKPELDHYSCMVDLLGRAGLLAEAWDLIQTMSMPPNGVIWGSLLASCRLHGSVLIGIQAAEHRLKLEPGCAATHVQLANLYASIGCWSDVARVRKVMKERGLKTNIGCSWIEVGNKVYTFTAENRSKSQVNDVLAILDCLQSHMDHKYGLDWDDPEHIMLSLNTL; encoded by the coding sequence ATGCCCAATCATCTCATCTCCCATTTCAACAACCATGCTGTTCAACCAGCATTGGCAGCAATTCATCTAGTCGTTACAAAATTTGGTACATCCTCAGCACTTGAGAGATCAAGAAAGCAAGGGCGTGGCAACATTCACAATGCATTGAGGGTCTTGGACCTTGTACCAACCAAGCAACATTATGGTGAAGAGGAAGTTCCGTCCCATCACCGCCTTATCAATGATTGTATGTCTGACATCCTGGGAGTTCAATCAAAACGGAATGTTGTGCGTAAGAGAAAAGAGGACTTTGTTAACTCAAGCTCAAATCAATCACGGCCTAAAGGCAGTAATGTTGTCTCAAGTAGTGTCTCAGTTTGCCTTTCCATGACTAGACTCACAAAGGACAAGCTTATGCAGATAGTGGAGCTGCATAGGAGAGGGGGCATCAGTTCAGATGCATCTATATTAGCATCTGCGCTGAGTGCCTGTGCTGATAGGAAAACTCTTACTGGAGGTGCACAGCTTCAGGCTTTACTAGTGAAAGCAGGGTATGACTCCTCTGTCCTTATTGGCAGCTCACTGATCAGCTTTTATTCAAGATGCGGCCAGTTGGAAAATGCTCACCGGGTTTTCCAGGGCACGACAGCGAAAAATACTGTGTCATGGACAGCACTTATTTCTGGTTACGCCCAGGATAATCAGGTGGAGCCATGTCTCCATTTATTTGCACTGATGAGGCAGTCGGTGTGCAAGCCAAATGACATCACATTTGCAACTATATTCAGAGTGTGCACTAACCATGCATTTCTTGCACTTGGTAAAAGTGTTCAAGGCCTACAAATGAAAATGGGTTTTGATTCTTATGTGCATGTGTCCAATGCATTGATATCAATGTATGCGAAGTGTGGGAGTATTGTTGAAGCTCGAGCCATATTTGAGAGCATTGCATGCAAAGACGTTGTCTCTTGGAACTCCATGATTTTTGGATATTCACAGCATGGCCTTGCTGAGCATTGCCTAGACTTGCTGAAAGAAATGGAAGGGCATATAATGCCGGATGCGATATCCTTCCTAGGTGTGCTTTCGTCATGCCGGCATGCATGCCTTGTAATGGAAGGCCGACGGTGCTTCAGGGCAATGATTGAACATGGAATAAAACCAGAGCTGGATCATTACTCATGTATGGTTGATCTCCTTGGCCGTGCAGGGCTGCTGGCTGAAGCTTGGGATCTGATCCAGACGATGTCCATGCCTCCAAATGGTGTCATATGGGGCTCCCTGCTAGCTTCCTGTAGGCTGCACGGAAGCGTATTGATTGGAATACAGGCTGCAGAGCACCGTCTCAAGCTCGAACCAGGTTGTGCTGCAACTCATGTGCAGCTAGCGAATTTGTATGCAAGCATTGGCTGCTGGAGTGATGTGGCAAGAGTGAGGAAGGTGATGAAGGAGAGAGGGCTGAAAACGAACATTGGGTGCAGTTGGATAGAAGTTGGCAATAAAGTTTATACTTTTACAGCAGAAAACAGATCAAAGAGCCAGGTCAACGATGTTCTGGCCATTCTTGATTGCTTGCAGTCCCATATGGATCACAAGTATGGTCTGGATTGGGATGATCCTGAGCATATCATGCTAAGCTTGAACACTCTATAG
- the LOC112882937 gene encoding two pore potassium channel c-like produces MDTEPLLSAQMLRSLPEHSEVSHFSAPPSSPASSYKERIIFGAHPPPPPPPPPPPPPHGAHYRRGSIDGLRDLDLPSCSSAPPSPPPDPEDPSSASAASPSLFDFIAVATGGRTNLHRSRTAPAMAPLSAAAFAAAAAAGDQPPPKRPAIVLHAFLFLLAYLALGVTFYAAAPANFTSSAGPTHPVADALYFCIVTLCTIGYGDITPATPAAKLFSISFVLVGFGFVDILLSGMVSYVLDLQEHLLITALKDPSSARKHRHNYIFDVKKGRMRIRMKVALALGVVAICVGVGAAVLRKVESLGWLDSVYLSVMSVTTVGYGDHAFRTLAGRLFASAWLLVSTLAVARAFLYLAEMRIDKRHRAMANWVLSRDMTVSEFLAADIDNNGYVTKSEFVIYKLKEMGKISEKDIMMVCDQFQRLDTGNCGKITLSDLLESHHLVAEPRDKKKGKKS; encoded by the exons ATGGACACGGAGCCGCTGCTGTCGGCGCAAATGCTCCGCTCGCTGCCGGAGCACTCGGAGGTCTCCCACTTCTCCGCCCCGCCCTCCTCCCCGGCCTCCTCCTACAAGGAGCGCATCATCTTCGGcgcccacccgccgccgccgccgccccctccgcccccgccgccgccgcacggcgCCCACTACCGCCGCGGCTCCATCGACGGGCTCCGCGACCTCGACCTGCCGTCCTGCTCCTCGgccccgccctcgccgccgccggacccgGAGGACCCCTCCTCCGCCTCTGCCGCCTCGCCCTCGCTCTTCGACTTCATCGCCGTCGCCACCGGCGGCCGCACCAACCTCCACCGCTCCCGCACCGCGCCGGCCATGGCGCCGCTCAGCGCCGCGGCgttcgcggccgccgccgcggccggggaCCAGCCGCCGCCCAAGCGCCCGGCCATCGTCCTGCACGCATTCCTCTTCCTACTCGCCTACCTCGCCCTCGGCGTCACCTTctacgccgccgcgccggccaacTTCACCTCCTCCGCGGGGCCCACGCACCCCGTTGCAGACGCGCTCTACTTCTGCATCGTCACGCTCTGCACCATCGGGTACGGGGACATCACGCCGGCGACTCCTGCCGCCAAGCTCTTCTCCATCTCCTTTGTCCTCGTCGGCTTCGGCTTCGTTGACATCCTTCTCTCCGGGATGGTCTCCTACGTGCTCGACCTGCAGGAGCACCTCCTCATCACTGCGCTAAAGGACCCAAGCTCTGCGCGCAAGCACCGCCACAACTACATCTTCGATGTCAAGAAGGGAAGGATGCGCATTCGTATGAAGGTGGCGCTCGCGCTGGGCGTTGTGGCCATCTGCGTGGGTGTCGGAGCAGCAGTTCTTAGGAAGGTGGAGAGCCTGGGGTGGCTCGACTCGGTCTATCTCTCGGTGATGTCAGTGACCACAGTCGGCTACGGGGACCATGCGTTCCGCACACTAGCTGGGCGGCTTTTTGCATCCGCTTGGCTGCTCGTGTCCACCCTGGCTGTGGCAAGGGCGTTCCTCTACTTGGCGGAGATGAGGATTGACAAGAGGCACCGTGCGATGGCCAACTGGGTGCTGTCGAGAGACATGACTGTGTCTGAATTTCTTGCTGCTGATATTGACAACAATGGATATGTCAC GAAATCAGAATTCGTGATTTACAAGCTCAAGGAGATGGGGAAGATTTCTGAGAAAGACATCATGATGGTCTGCGATCAATTCCAAAGGCTGGACACCGGAAACTGTGGCAAGATTACGCTTTCGGATCTTCTGGAGAGCCATCACTTGGTCGCAGAACCCAGAGACAAGAAAAAGGGGAAGAAATCATAA
- the LOC112882676 gene encoding transcription initiation factor TFIID subunit 15, whose product MAGYMSRGPPNGSVYVCNLPPGTDETMLAEYFGTIGLLKKDKRTGRPKIWIYRDKVTNEPKGDATVTYEDPHAASAAVDWFNNKDFHGSIIQVHIAESKSKDTFDSSTNLAITADLGGQDELDNGVGRGRGRGDGPGKAWQQDGDWMCPNTSCGNVNFAFRGVCNRCGAARPAGVGGAGGGGGGRGRGRGGADARGSSRAGAGAAAATAVGGPPGLFGPNDWPCPMCGNINWAKRTKCNICNTSKPGTNEGGVRGGRGGGYKELDEEELEEVKKRRKEAEEDDGEIYDEFGNLKKKFRAKAQHTESAQTLPGSGSAGWDVEHRGSSEREGRERSRDRGRDDYDGKEIRSRDHARERRRSRSRSRDRDRERGRDRGRDHDYERSRERDRDRRHR is encoded by the exons ATGGCTGGATATATGTCAAGAGGGCCCCCAAACGGTTCGGTTTATGTGTGCAACCTGCCTCCTGGAACTGATGAGACTATGCTGGCTGAATATTTTGGCACCATAGGGTTGCTAAAG AAGGACAAGAGGACTGGGCGTCCAAAAATTTGGATATATAGGGACAAGGTTACCAATGAACCAAAGGGTGATGCAACGGTCACCTATGAGGATCCACATGCTGCTTCAGCTGCGGTGGACTGGTTTAATAACAAAGATTTCCATGGGAGTATTATCCAGGTTCACATAGCTGAGTCAAAAAGTAAAGATACATTCGATAGTTCCACGAATTTGGCCATCACTGCTGACCTTGGTGGACAAGATGAATTGGATAACGGTGTTGGCAGAGGTAGAGGACGCGGTGATGGTCCAGGAAAGGCCTGGCAGCAAGATGGGGATTGGATGTGTCCAAATACAAG TTGTGGCAATGTAAACTTTGCCTTCCGTGGTGTTTGTAATCGCTGTGGAGCTGCTCGCCCTGCTGGTGTTGGTggagctggtggtggtggtggcggtagGGGTAGAGGCCGTGGTGGCGCTGATGCAAGAGGAAGCAGCCgtgctggtgctggtgctgctgctgctactgctgttGGTGGTCCACCTGGATTGTTTGGTCCAAATGATTGGCCATGTCCAAT GTGCGGTAACATAAACTGGGCTAAGCGGACCAAATGTAATATATGTAACACTTCCAAGCCTGGTACTAATGAAGGCGGTGTAAG GGGTGGCCGTGGTGGTGGGTACAAAGAGCTTGATGAAGAAGAACTAGAGGAAGTTAAAAAGCGTCGGAAAGAGGCTGAGGAG GATGATGGAGAGATATATGATGAGTTTGGCAACCTCAAAAAGAAATTCCGTGCCAAAGCACAGCATACTGAAAGTGCACAGACTCTTCCTGGGTCTGGAAGTGCTGGATGGGACGTTGAGCATCGCG GTTCAAGTGAAAGGGAAGGCAGGGAGAGGAGCAGGGATCGTGGTAGGGACGATTATGATGGCAAAGAAATCAGGAGCAGGGATCATGCTCGAGAGcggcgccggagccggagccggagccgagATCGCGACAGGGAAAGGGGGAGGGACAGAGGAAGGGACCATGACTATGAGAGGAGTCGAGAGCGCGACCGTGACCGCCGCCACAGGTGA